A section of the Bacillota bacterium genome encodes:
- a CDS encoding NAD(P)/FAD-dependent oxidoreductase — protein MVTSIAIIGAGIAGLSAGCYAQANGYTTRIFEAHVTPGGLCTSWNRKGYVFDGCMHDLAGAGPGSAYYPVWEALGIMPGTSMIFHDEFTRVIAPDGKKLVVYTDPDRLEQHLKDLAPADARLIEEFTRTVRALRGFDLLGATLGGIGGFIRVFPRFRVLTKWMRVPLRDFGLRFSDPFLRKAFPMVQYDIQEAPVGLNMAFLAALSSHLIGWPTGGSRAFARSIEKRYLELGGEIHYRSRVEKILTKDNSAVGVRLIDGTEYPADIVISAADGRTTIFDLLEGKYVNDRLRKYYSKPLERQQFGISVYLGVARDLSDYPRSMVYLLDQPIMVEGKPCDHVSVECFGFDPTMAPPGKGVLKAVFDGSYSYWKNLRNQGEAYEQEKRRLADNVIRSLERHFPGVSEQIEAVDVTTPLTIERFTSNWHGLQAWSAGTGFLDMFRGVAETLPGLSNFYMVGHWAMGSIGISTVAGGARNVIRKICRKDGRPFVEPGRTR, from the coding sequence ATGGTGACTTCCATAGCCATCATAGGCGCCGGAATAGCAGGACTATCAGCAGGGTGCTACGCGCAGGCGAATGGTTACACTACCCGGATCTTCGAAGCGCACGTCACCCCCGGCGGGCTGTGCACGTCGTGGAATCGCAAAGGCTATGTGTTCGATGGGTGCATGCACGACCTGGCCGGCGCAGGACCAGGGTCAGCCTACTACCCCGTGTGGGAGGCGTTAGGCATTATGCCCGGCACTTCCATGATCTTTCATGACGAGTTCACGCGAGTGATCGCGCCCGACGGGAAGAAGCTGGTGGTATACACCGACCCTGACAGGCTCGAGCAGCATCTCAAGGACCTGGCACCCGCAGACGCAAGACTGATCGAGGAATTCACCCGCACTGTACGGGCTCTGCGCGGGTTCGACCTGCTCGGGGCCACGCTCGGCGGCATCGGCGGGTTCATTCGAGTTTTCCCTCGTTTTCGAGTCCTGACGAAATGGATGCGAGTCCCACTCCGGGACTTCGGTCTCCGGTTCAGTGACCCGTTCCTCCGGAAGGCCTTCCCCATGGTGCAGTACGATATCCAGGAAGCGCCGGTCGGGTTGAACATGGCATTTCTGGCTGCACTCAGCAGCCATCTGATAGGCTGGCCCACCGGCGGTTCGCGCGCTTTCGCGCGGTCCATAGAGAAGAGATACCTCGAGCTGGGAGGCGAGATTCACTACAGGTCGCGTGTGGAGAAAATCCTTACGAAGGACAACAGCGCCGTCGGAGTCCGGCTGATTGACGGAACCGAGTACCCGGCCGACATAGTGATCTCAGCGGCGGACGGCAGGACAACCATCTTCGACTTGCTCGAAGGGAAGTACGTCAACGACAGACTGCGCAAGTACTACTCCAAGCCTCTCGAGAGGCAGCAGTTCGGTATCTCTGTCTACCTTGGAGTGGCTCGCGACCTCAGCGATTACCCTCGTTCGATGGTTTACTTGCTTGATCAACCTATCATGGTCGAGGGAAAGCCTTGTGACCACGTCAGTGTCGAGTGCTTCGGTTTCGACCCGACCATGGCTCCTCCGGGCAAGGGGGTCCTAAAGGCGGTTTTCGACGGCTCGTACTCCTACTGGAAGAACCTCCGCAACCAGGGAGAGGCCTACGAGCAGGAAAAGCGGCGCCTCGCCGACAACGTGATCCGATCACTCGAAAGGCATTTCCCGGGCGTGTCGGAGCAGATAGAGGCCGTGGATGTGACGACTCCGCTGACCATAGAGCGGTTCACGTCCAACTGGCACGGGCTTCAGGCGTGGTCGGCCGGCACAGGGTTCCTGGATATGTTCCGGGGCGTCGCGGAGACCCTCCCGGGCCTCTCGAACTTCTACATGGTCGGGCACTGGGCCATGGGCTCGATCGGCATCTCGACTGTGGCCGGCGGGGCCAGAAATGTGATCAGGAAGATATGCCGGAAAGACGGCCGGCCCTTTGTTGAACCCGGGCGGACCAGATGA
- a CDS encoding M14 family zinc carboxypeptidase, which produces MSSGKHCLRRLVLISVLGLVVALGVLSPAAYARSLGTQDVVTPQSYLGFVPGEDRCLADWDQIKEYFRMVDEASDRVVVEDIGPTTLGDRMIMAIVSSPDTIARLEHYKAVQRKLADPRGLTQAEIAALTAEAKTVVMVAASIHSTEIGGTQASINVLHNMAASQDPVIQEILDNTILLLIPSLNPDGHRMVVDWYREHLGTPFEGTSQPWLYHEYVGHDNNRDWFMFNLTESRNVGKVLYHDWFPEIVYDIHQMGSTGARLFVPPFFDPPNPQIDPIILREIMLLGGAATTDLAAKGFKGVSSNAQYDTWWHGGMRSGPYYHNMVGLLTEAASVNIATPIEVPFEKLTTSTRGLPNAQGILTNFPDVWPGGTWRLADIVAYEETVIYAFLKTAARFRDTFVNNFVLMGNRAVERGLNESPFAFILPADQRDPGSLSWMLEVLMFQGMEVHRALRPFVADGVTYPAGTYVILTSQPYRSNVLALLDRQTYPERREYPGGPAERPYDIAGWTLPMQMGVECVKVSSPFSVDLIKLESVSSPAGSVVAGDASYGYAFRPEANAATIVRNRLLQSGMSVLRADEPFACCGYVLPPGTTIVLAAPGLEGTVRALAEEFPMVFYPVGSEPHIAKARLSLPRLAVYEQWGGNMDAGWTRLVLEQFGFSYTHLRDAEVRAGNLAAKYDVIILPDSTLAAMRDGLKPGTYPEEYTGGMTAQGLANLKQFVESGGTLVTFDTAGDFAIEVLGVAVKDGLKGVSTKEFYCPGSILEIDIDNNHPVTYGMDIKAGAYFVHSPAYVPAEGVRVLASYPKDTDPLMSGWLMGSQFVQGKAALVEAEVGDGRVIMIGFRVQHRGQPHGTYKLLFNSIFYGASEPVK; this is translated from the coding sequence ATGTCATCAGGGAAGCACTGCCTAAGACGCCTGGTATTGATCTCGGTTTTGGGGCTTGTAGTTGCCCTGGGGGTGTTGAGCCCGGCCGCGTACGCTCGATCACTGGGAACACAAGACGTTGTAACCCCACAGTCTTACCTCGGGTTCGTTCCTGGAGAGGATCGTTGCCTCGCTGACTGGGATCAGATCAAGGAGTACTTCAGGATGGTAGATGAGGCGTCGGACAGGGTTGTGGTCGAGGACATCGGCCCCACAACCCTGGGGGACAGGATGATCATGGCCATCGTAAGCTCACCAGACACCATCGCCAGGCTGGAACACTACAAGGCCGTCCAACGGAAGCTGGCGGACCCGCGCGGGCTCACACAGGCCGAGATAGCGGCGCTCACTGCAGAGGCGAAAACAGTTGTGATGGTCGCCGCCTCCATACATTCCACCGAAATCGGAGGCACTCAGGCGTCCATAAACGTGCTACATAACATGGCTGCCTCTCAGGACCCTGTGATTCAGGAGATCCTCGACAACACCATCCTCCTGCTGATACCTTCCCTGAACCCTGACGGGCACAGGATGGTGGTGGACTGGTATCGTGAGCACCTTGGCACCCCGTTTGAAGGCACCTCGCAGCCTTGGCTGTACCACGAGTATGTTGGTCACGACAACAACCGTGACTGGTTCATGTTCAACCTGACCGAATCGCGTAACGTGGGGAAGGTCCTCTATCACGACTGGTTCCCCGAGATTGTGTACGACATCCACCAGATGGGCAGCACAGGCGCGAGGCTCTTTGTTCCACCGTTCTTTGATCCACCGAATCCCCAAATTGACCCCATCATCCTCCGGGAGATCATGCTCCTGGGAGGCGCGGCCACAACAGACCTGGCCGCGAAGGGTTTCAAGGGCGTGTCATCTAATGCCCAATACGACACATGGTGGCACGGCGGAATGCGGTCCGGGCCATACTACCACAACATGGTCGGCCTTCTTACGGAAGCAGCTTCAGTGAACATAGCAACCCCGATAGAGGTTCCTTTTGAGAAGCTGACAACATCTACTCGCGGCCTGCCCAACGCTCAGGGCATCCTGACCAACTTCCCCGACGTGTGGCCCGGGGGCACGTGGAGGCTCGCGGATATAGTCGCCTACGAAGAGACGGTGATATATGCTTTCTTGAAGACCGCTGCCCGGTTCCGTGACACCTTCGTCAACAACTTCGTGCTCATGGGAAATCGAGCGGTGGAGCGCGGGCTCAATGAGTCACCGTTCGCGTTCATCCTTCCTGCCGACCAGCGCGACCCGGGGAGTCTCAGCTGGATGCTGGAAGTTCTGATGTTCCAGGGTATGGAGGTTCACAGGGCCTTGCGGCCTTTCGTTGCGGACGGCGTGACCTACCCGGCCGGCACATACGTGATTCTCACCTCTCAACCTTACAGGTCAAACGTGCTAGCCCTTCTCGACCGGCAGACCTATCCCGAAAGGCGTGAGTATCCTGGAGGTCCTGCGGAGAGGCCTTACGACATCGCCGGCTGGACTCTGCCCATGCAGATGGGGGTGGAGTGTGTAAAGGTGTCGAGCCCATTCAGCGTTGACCTGATAAAGCTCGAGTCCGTGTCCTCGCCTGCAGGTTCCGTGGTTGCTGGAGACGCGAGCTATGGATACGCTTTTCGTCCCGAGGCCAACGCCGCCACCATTGTGCGCAACCGCCTGCTCCAATCAGGCATGAGCGTGCTCCGAGCGGACGAACCGTTCGCATGTTGTGGGTACGTCCTACCGCCGGGGACTACGATTGTGCTGGCGGCTCCAGGTCTTGAAGGCACTGTCAGGGCCTTGGCCGAGGAGTTTCCAATGGTGTTCTACCCTGTGGGGTCTGAGCCCCACATAGCGAAGGCACGGCTTTCCCTGCCCCGGTTGGCCGTGTACGAGCAGTGGGGGGGCAATATGGACGCGGGCTGGACCAGGCTCGTCCTGGAGCAGTTTGGGTTCAGCTATACCCATCTGCGCGATGCCGAGGTCCGGGCGGGCAACCTGGCAGCGAAGTACGACGTCATCATCCTGCCAGATTCGACCCTCGCTGCCATGAGAGACGGTCTGAAACCTGGCACTTACCCAGAGGAGTACACAGGAGGAATGACTGCTCAAGGCTTGGCTAACCTGAAGCAGTTCGTGGAGTCCGGCGGCACCCTGGTCACTTTCGATACAGCGGGGGATTTCGCGATCGAGGTCCTGGGGGTGGCTGTGAAGGACGGACTAAAGGGTGTGAGCACCAAGGAGTTCTACTGCCCTGGGTCCATCCTTGAGATCGACATCGACAACAATCACCCCGTGACCTACGGTATGGACATCAAGGCAGGCGCGTACTTCGTCCATTCGCCGGCGTATGTGCCGGCTGAAGGCGTCAGGGTGCTGGCCTCCTATCCCAAAGACACCGACCCGTTGATGTCCGGGTGGCTGATGGGGTCACAGTTTGTGCAGGGTAAGGCAGCTTTGGTGGAAGCCGAGGTCG